AGGAATCGCGCGGTGAGATCGAGATAGTCCGGCGCGGGCATCGCGCCGGCCTGAGCCAGCGCGAAGCAGTCGCTGATCAAGTTGAACCGCTCGATCGGGGCGAGCTTCTTCAGCGCCCCCGCCATCTTCTTGAGCAGCGGCGGCGCGTACTGCACGCGGTAGAAGCCGTGACCGCCCGCGTTGACCACCACCCAGTCCGGGGGCGCGGGCAGCGTCACCGAGAGATCCTCGCCGCCGAGCAGAACCGGCTTGTCCACGAAGCCGCGCTTCACCGACGCGCGCACCCGCACCGGGATCAGCCACCGCTCGGCCTCCCCGCCCTCGGTGGGCAGGTACGTGAAGCGGCGCTGGCTGAGCTTGATGCCGCCGGCCTCGGGGCTCGCGATCACGAGCGGGTAGCCGGGGCGGAAGATCCACCCGTTCATCACCTCCGGGATCGGCAGGTGGGACGCGTCGCCGAGGGCCTTCCACAGATCGGTGGTCTCGGCGTTGCCGAAGCGGTGGCGCTCCAGATAGAGTCGCACCCCGTCGCGGAACACCTCCCCGCTCAGGTGCTGCTCGAGCATACGCAGCACCGACGCGCCCTTCTCGTAGGTGAGCAGGTCGAACATGGCCTCGCAGTCGCGCGGGTGCCGCACCTCGAACTCGATGGGCCGGGTGTTCTGCAGGCCGTCCACGCCCATCGCGGCGGCCCGCGAGACCCCGAAGGTGGTCCACCGCTTCCACTCCGGCTTCCAGGCGTCGACCGCGAGCAGCTCCATGAACGTGGCGAACGCCTCGTTCAGCCAGATGCCGTTCCACCAGAGCATGGTCACGAGGTCGCCGAACCACATGTGAGCGATCTCGTGCGCCACCACGTCGGCCACGCGCTCGCGCTCGGCGTGGGAGGCGGTGGCTTCGTCGACGAGCAGCGCGGTCTCGCGATAGGTGATGGCGCCCAGGTTCTCCATCGCGCCCGCCGCGAAGTCGGGGATCGCGAGCATGTCGAGCTTGTCACCCGGGTAGGGCAGCCCGTAGTAGCGCTCGAACCAGTCCAGCGCGAAGGCGCCGATGTCCAGCGCGAATCGCGTGAGGTGCCGCTTGCCGGGTACGCACCACACGCGTAGCGGCGTCGGCCCCACCATGACCGCCTCGCTCGCCTCGAGCTCGCCGACCACGAAGGCGACCAGATACGTGGGCATCTTGATGGTGTCGGCGAACGCGACCGCCTTCTTGCCCGGCCCCACCGGCGTCTCCCCGGCGATCCGGGTATTCGAGACCGCCACCAGGCCCTCGGGGATGACGAGGGTCGCCGCGAAGACCGCCTTCAGCGCCGGCTCGTCCCAGCACGGGAAGCAGCGTCGCGCGTCGGTGGCCTCGAACTGGGTCGCCGCGATGATGTGCGAGACGCCGGCCGCGTCCGTGTAGGTGCTGCGGTAGAAGCCGCGGAGCCGATCGTTCAGCGTCCCGGTGAACGCGATGGTGAGGCGGTGCTCCCCCGCCGGGATCGGCGAGGGAAATCGCAGGCGGACGCGCTCGGGCTCGGTCTCGAGCGCCGCGCTGCCCGGCACCACCGCGCCGTCGGCCACGGTGACGCTCGCGCTCTGCACGGTCAGCTCGGCCGCGTTGAGCACGATCTCGCTCACCGGCTCGGAGACCGCGATCGCGATCGTCTCCTCGCCCGCGAAGGTGGCGGCCTCGAGATCCGGCTCGAGCCGGATGTCGTAGCGTGACGGCACGACCGTCGTCGGCAATCGATAGTCCATCGCGAAACAGAGGATACCACCGGGCTGCCGCGGACACACTTGACTCTCTGCATGGCGGGCGCGACACTCGGCGCCGTGCCTCTCACCAGCCTGAAGGACCGAACCGCGGTGGTCACGGGCGGCGCCAGTGGAATCGGACGCGCGCTCGCGCTGCGCTTCGCCCGCGAGGGCGCGGACGTGGTGGTGGCCGATCTCGACGAGACCGGCATGACCGAGACGGTGGCCGGCGTGAACCGCTCCGGCCAGCGTGGGCTCGCGGTGCGCACCGACGTGAGCCGCCTCGCCGACGTCGAAGCGCTCGCCGCGCGCGCCTTCGCGGAATTCGGCGGCGTTCACGTGGTGTGCAACAACGCGGGCGTGGCCCTGTGGGGCGGACTCGAGTCGGTCAGCCACCAGGACTGGGAGTGGGCGATGGGCGTGAACCTCTGGGGCGTCATCCACGGCGTGGAGGCCTTCGTGCCGCGCATGGTGGCCCAGAAGCAGCCCGGT
This Candidatus Methylomirabilota bacterium DNA region includes the following protein-coding sequences:
- a CDS encoding SDR family NAD(P)-dependent oxidoreductase is translated as MPLTSLKDRTAVVTGGASGIGRALALRFAREGADVVVADLDETGMTETVAGVNRSGQRGLAVRTDVSRLADVEALAARAFAEFGGVHVVCNNAGVALWGGLESVSHQDWEWAMGVNLWGVIHGVEAFVPRMVAQKQPGHVVNTASMAGLIASQGLGVYNTTKYAVVGLSETLQKDLRGYDIGVSVLCPMGVNTAIRQSERNRPAALRNDATEREGRAVELIGRYLSPDHVAERVLRAIYANRLYVITHEEGLTPLKRRFERMAQAIEESK
- a CDS encoding M1 family metallopeptidase is translated as MDYRLPTTVVPSRYDIRLEPDLEAATFAGEETIAIAVSEPVSEIVLNAAELTVQSASVTVADGAVVPGSAALETEPERVRLRFPSPIPAGEHRLTIAFTGTLNDRLRGFYRSTYTDAAGVSHIIAATQFEATDARRCFPCWDEPALKAVFAATLVIPEGLVAVSNTRIAGETPVGPGKKAVAFADTIKMPTYLVAFVVGELEASEAVMVGPTPLRVWCVPGKRHLTRFALDIGAFALDWFERYYGLPYPGDKLDMLAIPDFAAGAMENLGAITYRETALLVDEATASHAERERVADVVAHEIAHMWFGDLVTMLWWNGIWLNEAFATFMELLAVDAWKPEWKRWTTFGVSRAAAMGVDGLQNTRPIEFEVRHPRDCEAMFDLLTYEKGASVLRMLEQHLSGEVFRDGVRLYLERHRFGNAETTDLWKALGDASHLPIPEVMNGWIFRPGYPLVIASPEAGGIKLSQRRFTYLPTEGGEAERWLIPVRVRASVKRGFVDKPVLLGGEDLSVTLPAPPDWVVVNAGGHGFYRVQYAPPLLKKMAGALKKLAPIERFNLISDCFALAQAGAMPAPDYLDLTARFLEETDRNVWAALIGSLAYVNRAVRDDQRGDLETLVRHRVGAAVERLGWEPQPDEDELERQLRGDLLRALGTLGNDPETQERARSLYARYREDESAVDADVLPALISIVAAAGGDTEYAEFLQRFKSARTPQEEQRYLYALAGFRQPELIRRTLEKTTNGEVRSQDAPFLMRALLVSVHSRGLAWDYVKDTWETMARQYPGSAYRRMYEGVTALVSPEWERDVREFFPARKIVLGGKTLEQYLEQLQIAVRFQEREGTALAGYLAKPPRAPRR